Part of the Ornithodoros turicata isolate Travis chromosome 6, ASM3712646v1, whole genome shotgun sequence genome, ACATCGAGGGCTGTACCGTTTCAGATAGACCACAAAGGAAGGTAAATGATGCTGGTATCTTCTAAACCATTATAAGCCAAGACGCCATTATGGCATTGGCTAAGGCCATTATATATATACTCTGATGCTGTTAAATTTAAACCTCAGGAAGGTTCGTCTGGAAGTATATGCGCGTTATGAGAGACGTGTCGTCTACGATGTCATTGGGGTCATCAAGGGTAGTGAAGAACCAGGTGAAGAGTTCACTGCAAGGTCGCCTGTAGATTGTGGCTAACGATGCAGCCCGTCACTAGATCTGTACGCCATAACCGGAAACCATCACGATGCTTGGTCTTACGGGGCTGTAGACCCATCTTCAGGGACAGCGGCACTATTAGAAGTTGCCAGGGTTCTGGGAACGATACGGCGTCGCGGTTGGAGGCCGCGGCGGTCTATCGTCTTTGGGTTCTGGGCGGCCCAAGAGATGGCAGCTGCCGGCTCTCAAGAGTTTGTGGAGGTAAGAGTAATACTTTAGAACAGAAGTACGACCGCTTATGTATCTGCAAATACAGGATAGGTACCTGCTCCTGAGCAACGGCGCCGTTAGCTATACTGATGTAGACGGCTGTACTTCAGGTATATTCGTTATCTTGTGGTAGTAAGCTGTGTATCTATAGTGCCTAAGTGTTGTTCATGCGGCCTTTCTGTCAATGTAGGACCGGTGTTCTCTGCCTTCGGCTCGCCTTCCTTGAAAAATATTTTGTACAGCGCCACGAAAGTTGTAAGTTTATATCGCGTAAGTAATATATGGCGTGGAGAGCCTTCGATTTTAAGCTACCACCTGCAGATATCCGGTGAGCGAAAATCTCTATACGACAGCTGGACGGAGTACGAGTTGAAGGGACAGACGCTGATGGATCCACCGTAAGTGAGTCTGCATGTCTTCATCAACTTATGGATGACGTCATATCATCTACTGCAGTGTTAGGTTACCCTACCTCGGTTCGGAGAACGGCGCCTTCAGCTTTTTCGTTGGCGTTCCCTCGCTGGGTATCTCCTTCCGACAGGACCGCGTAAGGCTAGTTTTGATTTATGTCACGTTTAAAAATTGCAAACGTAATTTGCGCAGAGGAAATACGGCGAAGGCGCGTATCCCGCCTACCACACATCGTTCGACACGCTACACCTCTTGGAGTCCTACATCGATCCAGACCTGCGCATAACTGGGCAGTGCGCGCAGCTTGGCGGGGTGTTGACCTTCATGTTAGCGGAGACTGAAGTGATACCGTACGACCTGGTCAGCCTAGGCCTAGCATTACGGGAAGCCTTTGAGAACTTGGAATCCGTCAGGAGACACATGGAGTCTGCCAATGCTAACCTGGGTACGTGGGTTGCAGGGCGCGACATTGTCGTTACAACGGTCGTTGGTATGTCAAGATGTGAGCACGCGATGTCTAGAAGGGTTCATCATATATAGGTGAACTATGTTACATGTCCGTTCTTGCAGAGTGGCTCCGGGAGGAGATCCAACAATTCATGGATGCGGCCAGGAGCTGGCACATCTGGATTCGCAGTCAGAGAGCTCACGAGTGAGGTTTCTCGAGATTTCGGGAGCCGAGGTTCTGCTAAACCATCAACGACATTTCGCAGGTACACGACCTTGCGAAGTATAAATGAACGCATGATGCTGGTGGAGAGGGCGTTCATAAAACACGAAGGACTTATGGGAAGACCAACAGTCAGGTAAGGTAGCTCAAGACACAACGTTGTGTGCTAACGTTGTGTTGCTAATTGCTATCGAATCTTAACAGGCATATGGCGTTCTCACCTTCATTATCTAATTCGTTATCTGGATACGGATTTCCTTCCCTGCACGACTACGCCTTCTACGGAAGTCGCCTCGAAGAGGGGTCCCACGAGCACGAAAAGGCTTGGGATTC contains:
- the LOC135398144 gene encoding N-acetylated-alpha-linked acidic dipeptidase 2-like isoform X3, with amino-acid sequence MERYGLPPFVVSSFSLNNNTLVNSIVDGIKPENIRAHLRFLASKPHRSGTERSETEVVNYIYNKMKDYGFDSCERIPYHVLHQYPDHARPNQVGLRGLKDQVIFKADLLEETTGTKDVNFQPGYLAFSASGIVEGEVVYVDYARNEDFDLLEDHDIRVAGHICIARLGEIHRGEQVRNCYERGGIGAILFLDPGAIGSRDAVIPKSTYDPAAAVQGGTLYIQGDPETPGYPSIEEALRMSHTDVTPKIPAQVISYKDAKVLLSLLEGLDAPTGFNATSRAVPFQIDHKGRKVRLEVYARYERRVVYDVIGVIKGSEEPDLYAITGNHHDAWSYGAVDPSSGTAALLEVARVLGTIRRRGWRPRRSIVFGFWAAQEMAAAGSQEFVEDRYLLLSNGAVSYTDVDGCTSGPVFSAFGSPSLKNILYSATKVVSLYRISGERKSLYDSWTEYELKGQTLMDPPVRLPYLGSENGAFSFFVGVPSLGISFRQDRRKYGEGAYPAYHTSFDTLHLLESYIDPDLRITGQCAQLGGVLTFMLAETEVIPYDLVSLGLALREAFENLESVRRHMESANANLEWLREEIQQFMDAARSWHIWIRSQRAHEYTTLRSINERMMLVERAFIKHEGLMGRPTVRHMAFSPSLSNSLSGYGFPSLHDYAFYGSRLEEGSHEHEKAWDSVRRHVNDIALAVRAARLLIEPGMII